The nucleotide window ATGCAACAAAGGAGATTTTCTATGGGACAATCCAGAAGCGAAGAATTTCGACAAGTGAACCGCGCCGGGATTGCAAGTCTGCCCAGGATGAGCGAATTCGGATGATGATGCGTCGCACGAGTCCGCTTCGAGCCCTTTGCTGACTTTGTATTAGAACGCAGCGGATCCAATGAATGAGCGCAAAACGACTTGAAAAGTGCGCAACTGATCCACGCATACTATGATAACAGGTCTTGAAGAGAATTTTTTACAACTTTCATCCTCAAGCTTTTGATTGTTTGGTGTTTATTATGAAACTCAAAAATGATCGCAATAACTTTAGGTTCAACGTTGTCGGTACATCCAATCATTGCTGTTGAGCCAAGTGCACCAGCATCGATTACTGGCCCACCACTCATTCCCTTAAAACCATATGCCTCTTTTCTGTTTCCTTCAGGATCCCGGGAAACCTTATTGTTCCTGCACATGGCTAAATGATACGCTTCATTGATCTCCGATCTTTGCCTTGCCATTTCATCCGTTTGGTACATAGTTCCGTATGTGACTAACTCTGTTCCCATTTGTTGCCTTGCTACGTCTTGCCTTCGATTTCTGGAATGTGGATAGCCCATACAAACGTAGTAATGATCATCTATTGCTCCGCCATGGAATGCGACTTCATTCTCACGTACAAACCCTTGCGCACGAATAGCATTCTCAGCTGGTCCCGTGATTTCAATTAACGCGAAATCGTGATTTTGATTCTTTAGAACCAGTTTCGAATCTGAGGTTTTCTCTCCAATATAAAACTGGTTGTGATTCAGCACCCCGATATAGAGTTCTCCACTTTTTGAATCCGGAAGGTGTTCAATAACGTGCGCAGCGGTCACCACATATAATTTACCTCGATATTCCATTGCAAAAGAGGAGCCCGCATGCATCATTTTCCTCCTATTGTGTTCGTGCGGATAATACAGTGGATAGACCTTCGCTTCGAAGTTTGATTTAACCTTTTCATCCAACTCATTTTGGGCTTGTTCAAGGGCGTCCGTAGGTGAAATCAGTTTCAAAGTAGTTCTCCGTTCACTTTCGGTCCTCCAATCGTCGGAGAAAGCGTTCACAAAAGCATCTTGTTGTAAATGTAGAACGCAAATAGCTGCATAAGCTTTTTGGAATCAAATTTCAGTTGGTTGAATGGCAAAAAGGTCC belongs to uncultured Cohaesibacter sp. and includes:
- a CDS encoding trypsin-like peptidase domain-containing protein; the protein is MKLISPTDALEQAQNELDEKVKSNFEAKVYPLYYPHEHNRRKMMHAGSSFAMEYRGKLYVVTAAHVIEHLPDSKSGELYIGVLNHNQFYIGEKTSDSKLVLKNQNHDFALIEITGPAENAIRAQGFVRENEVAFHGGAIDDHYYVCMGYPHSRNRRQDVARQQMGTELVTYGTMYQTDEMARQRSEINEAYHLAMCRNNKVSRDPEGNRKEAYGFKGMSGGPVIDAGALGSTAMIGCTDNVEPKVIAIIFEFHNKHQTIKSLRMKVVKNSLQDLLS